The following coding sequences are from one Rutidosis leptorrhynchoides isolate AG116_Rl617_1_P2 chromosome 11, CSIRO_AGI_Rlap_v1, whole genome shotgun sequence window:
- the LOC139877821 gene encoding DNA-directed RNA polymerases II and V subunit 8A-like, translated as MVIPHFDDTIKVIGIDADGKKYDKVSRVQARGEESDMHIVLDVNSQLYPMHAGEKYRMVLSQTLNEDGSATNANSEVNKKSLADRFEYVMHGVLYKISDEKNQSGDVEAAVYISFGGLQLLLKGAPAKMGKFKVDQRLFLLLLKE; from the exons ATGGTTATCCCACATTTTGATGATACTATTAAAGTCATTGGCATCGATGCCGATGGTAAAAAGTATGACAAAG TTTCGCGTGTTCAAGCACGAGGGGAGGAATCTGACATGCACATTGTGCTAGACGTGAACTCGCAGTTGTACCCGATGCACGCTGGAGAGAAGTATAGGATGGTCTTATCTCAAACACTAAATGAAGACGGTTCTGCTACTAACGCAAATTCTGAG GTTAACAAGAAATCGCTTGCTGACAGATTTGAGTATGTCATGCATGGGGTGTTATACAAGATATCAGACGAAAAAAACCAAAGTGGTGACGTTGAAGC GGCCGTATACATATCATTTGGAGGGCTTCAACTGCTATTGAAGGGTGCTCCTGCAAAAATGGGTAAATTTAAGGTTGATCAAAGGCTATTTCTGCTACTGCTTAAGGAATGA